The genomic interval TTCAAATTTATATCCTACACCTTTCACCGTCTTAATTATTTCCTCACCCACCTTCATTCGAATTTTTCGAATGTGCACATCGATCGTGCGATCGCCTACAACAATATCATCGCCCCAAACCTTACTTAAAATTTCATTGCGGTGAAAAACCCTTCCAGGTTTCGAGGAAAGCAGCACTAAGAGATCAAATTCTTTCCTTGCCAGAAAAACTTCTTCATTACCAACTTTAACATGGTGCTGATCCTTATCAATCGTTATGTTCCCAAGTTCAATAATATCATTTTCTGAATCGGAAGACTGCCGTCGAAGCAACGCTTTTACACGGCTTACCAGCAATTTTGGTTTTATAGGTTTTGTGATGTAATCATCTGCACCAATATTAAAACCCTTAAGCTCTGATTCCTCATCACTTTTAGCAGTAAGAAAAACGATCATCGAATGGTTAAGCTCCTTCAGTTCACGGATGTGCTCTGCAGTAGAAAACCCATCGAGGTTGGGCATCATTATATCCAGCAAAATTAAATCAGGCTTCAAAATTTTTGCCAAACGGATGGCTTCCAGCCCATCTTTTGCTACCGTGGTTTTATAACCCTGTTTCTCGAGATTATAACTTATGAATTCGAGGATATCAATCTCGTCATCCACTATCAGGATGCGTGGCTGCAGTTCCGTCATGCTGTTTATTTTGGGTGCCTGGAAATAATTTTCGGATACCATTATCAGATCTTTTCTTTTTCATGCTTTAATACATTGGCTTCCACGAAGAAGATGATTTCTTCCGCAATGTTTTTATTAAGATCGCCGATACGCTCGAGCTTTCGTATCACGGAAATGAGATTAAGGATGGGAACGATATCATCCGTATGGTCCCGGATGTATGCTGAAATGGTATGCGTTGCATTCTTATTGAACTCGTCAATATCCACGTCTTTGCTGAAAATATTCCGTGCTTCGGAAGTGTTCGATTGTTCAAAGGCTACCAGGTTATCGGCGATCATGGAGTCGGCCAATTCATACATTGGCACCAGGTTTAAATCATTTAATAGTTGCTGATCATAAGGATGCTCCATTTCGGTTACGTAGCGGGAAATACCTTTCGCATTATCTCCAATCCGCTCCAGGTGTCCGTTAATTTTAAAAGAGGCAAAAACCAGCCGCAGGTCTATAGCCACCGGGTTAAACAGCGCCATAATATTTTCACAATCGCGGTCTATTTTCAATTCTTCGGCATTTACCCTCCGCTCCTGAAAAATCACTTCTCTTGCCAGGTGTTTATCCATATAAACCAGGGCGTCAATGCTTTTTTTTAATTGGTGCTGTACCAATAGACCCATTTCATTGATCTCGTTTTTTAGTCTTTGCAACTCTATATCGAGATGAATCATTTTTTTTGTTCCCAATTCTTCTGTTGCCATTTATGGATATTAAACTTTAACGATTCAAATATTTTAACATCAACCATTAAAACCGAAACTCTAAATTTTCAACCATCCTTATCCAAACCTTCCTGTAATATAATTTTGGGTTCTTTCTTTTTTAGGATTTGTAAACATCTCCTTCGTATCATTATACTCTATCAATTCACCCAGGTAAAAGAAAGCCGTCTTATCACTCACACGACCCGCCTGCTGCATGTTGTGCGTTACAATTACAATAGAATATTTTTTCTTCAGATCATAAATCAATTCCTCAATCTTAGCATTGCTGATCGGGTCGAGCGCGGAGCAGGGTTCGTCCATCAAAATTACAGAAGGCTCCACAGCAAGTGCGCGTGCAATGCATAATCGCTGCTGCTGCCCGCCGGATAACTCGAGAGCCGGCTTCTTCAGGTTATCTTTCACTTCTCCCCACAATGCTGCATGCTGAAGCGAACGTTCCACCGACTCTTCAATAAATTTTTTATTGGTTACGCCATTAATCCGCAGGCCATAGGCTACATTTTCAAAGATGGATTTCGGAAAGGGATTGGGCTTTTGAAATACCATTCCTACTTTTTTACGAACCTCTTCTACCCGCATCGTGCCGTTATATATATTTTTTCCGCTCAGAAGCACTTGCCCCTCTATACGCACGCCATCGATCATGTCGTTCATGCGATTAAAAAGGCGCAGGTAGGTCGATTTGCCACATCCCGACGGACCAATAATAGCCACTACATTATTTTCCGGAATACCCATAGTCACCTCTTTAAGTGCATGAGTAGTGCCGTAATACATGTTAAGCTTTATGGTTTCCACCTTAAACATATTTCCCAATTTCCTTTTTACCTGCTGAAGCGGTTTCTTAAAATAATGGCAATAGAGTTTAACAACAATGTAAAGACAAGCAGAACAATAATGCCCGCAGCAGCATCTTCATGAAAGCCAGCCTGTGGACGGGAAACCCAGTTATAAATCTGTATAGGTAAGATGGTAAAGGGTGACTTTAGGTTAGAGGGCAAAAAGGTGACATACGTTAAAGCACCGATCGTTATAAGTGGAGCTGTCTCCCCAATTGCCCTTGAGATTGCCAGAATAATTCCTGTAAGAATAGATGGAAAAGAGATGGGTATCAGATGATGCCAGATGGTTTGCCATTTGGTAGCGCCCACTGCATAGGAGGCTTCGCGAATTCCGCCCGGCACTGCCTTTATTGCTTCCCTGGTCGCAATCACAATGGTAGGCATAATAAGCAAGCTCATAGTAAGCGCTCCGGCAATCAGGCTTCTCTCCAGTGAAAAAAAACGAACAAACAATCCCAGCCCCAATAATCCATACACGATAGATGGAACACCTGCCAGGTTGGCGATATTTATTTCAATCAGCTTGCCGATCCGGTTTTTCTTTCCATATTCTTCCAGGTAAATAGCTGCACCAATCCCGATGGGTATAGAAATGAGCGCAGTAATAATCACCATATACAAAGTGCCGGCTAACCCTGCAATAATTCCCGCATT from Chitinophagales bacterium carries:
- a CDS encoding response regulator transcription factor — protein: MTELQPRILIVDDEIDILEFISYNLEKQGYKTTVAKDGLEAIRLAKILKPDLILLDIMMPNLDGFSTAEHIRELKELNHSMIVFLTAKSDEESELKGFNIGADDYITKPIKPKLLVSRVKALLRRQSSDSENDIIELGNITIDKDQHHVKVGNEEVFLARKEFDLLVLLSSKPGRVFHRNEILSKVWGDDIVVGDRTIDVHIRKIRMKVGEEIIKTVKGVGYKFEI
- the phoU gene encoding phosphate signaling complex protein PhoU, with translation MATEELGTKKMIHLDIELQRLKNEINEMGLLVQHQLKKSIDALVYMDKHLAREVIFQERRVNAEELKIDRDCENIMALFNPVAIDLRLVFASFKINGHLERIGDNAKGISRYVTEMEHPYDQQLLNDLNLVPMYELADSMIADNLVAFEQSNTSEARNIFSKDVDIDEFNKNATHTISAYIRDHTDDIVPILNLISVIRKLERIGDLNKNIAEEIIFFVEANVLKHEKEKI
- a CDS encoding phosphate ABC transporter ATP-binding protein, whose product is MFKVETIKLNMYYGTTHALKEVTMGIPENNVVAIIGPSGCGKSTYLRLFNRMNDMIDGVRIEGQVLLSGKNIYNGTMRVEEVRKKVGMVFQKPNPFPKSIFENVAYGLRINGVTNKKFIEESVERSLQHAALWGEVKDNLKKPALELSGGQQQRLCIARALAVEPSVILMDEPCSALDPISNAKIEELIYDLKKKYSIVIVTHNMQQAGRVSDKTAFFYLGELIEYNDTKEMFTNPKKERTQNYITGRFG
- the pstA gene encoding phosphate ABC transporter permease PstA, with product MTVYEIHAFKQRTKNVLFQVFALMGLLFAVIVLVLLLINVIKDGAGRISSEFLTSYPSRNPKNAGIIAGLAGTLYMVIITALISIPIGIGAAIYLEEYGKKNRIGKLIEINIANLAGVPSIVYGLLGLGLFVRFFSLERSLIAGALTMSLLIMPTIVIATREAIKAVPGGIREASYAVGATKWQTIWHHLIPISFPSILTGIILAISRAIGETAPLITIGALTYVTFLPSNLKSPFTILPIQIYNWVSRPQAGFHEDAAAGIIVLLVFTLLLNSIAIILRNRFSR